A region from the Enterobacter roggenkampii genome encodes:
- the wcaC gene encoding colanic acid biosynthesis glycosyltransferase WcaC: MNILQFNVRLAEGGAAGVALDLHQRALQKGLQSRFIYGYGKGGKKSVSHDNFPQVHKHTPRLTSIANIALFRLFNRDLFGNLNTLYRTVTRTTGPVVLHFHVLHSYWLNLEEVVAFCQKVQAHKPDTRFVWTLHDHWSVTGRCAFTDGCEGWKNNCQKCPTLSNYPPVKVDRAHKLVAGKRQLFRDMLSLGCTFISPSQHVADAFNSLYGAGRCQIINNGIDVATEAILADLTPVAQTTGKPKIAIVAHDLRYDGKTNQQLVRDMMALGDKIELHTFGKFSPFEGTNVVNHGFETDKRKLMSALNEMDALVFSSRVDNYPLILCEALSIGVPVIATHSDAAREVLEKSGGKTFAEPEVLPLVQLPKAQIAQAVFGTDLESFRNRSRKAYSGQQMLEEYVSFYQNL; this comes from the coding sequence ATGAATATTCTGCAATTTAACGTACGCCTCGCAGAAGGCGGAGCGGCAGGGGTGGCGCTGGATCTGCACCAGCGCGCGCTGCAAAAAGGACTTCAGTCTCGTTTTATTTATGGCTATGGCAAGGGCGGCAAGAAAAGCGTCAGTCACGATAACTTCCCGCAGGTGCATAAGCACACGCCGCGTCTGACCTCGATTGCCAATATCGCATTGTTCCGTTTGTTTAACCGCGATCTGTTTGGCAACCTGAATACGCTTTATCGCACGGTGACCCGCACTACCGGCCCGGTTGTGCTGCATTTTCACGTGCTCCACAGCTACTGGCTGAATCTGGAAGAGGTGGTGGCGTTTTGTCAGAAGGTGCAGGCCCACAAGCCCGACACCCGCTTCGTCTGGACGCTGCACGATCACTGGAGCGTAACCGGCCGTTGCGCGTTTACCGACGGCTGCGAAGGCTGGAAAAACAACTGCCAGAAATGCCCGACGCTGAGCAACTATCCGCCGGTGAAGGTGGATCGCGCGCACAAGCTGGTGGCCGGAAAGCGCCAGCTTTTCCGCGACATGCTCTCGCTCGGCTGTACGTTTATCTCCCCGAGCCAGCACGTGGCCGATGCCTTCAACAGTCTGTACGGGGCAGGGCGCTGCCAGATTATTAACAACGGTATCGACGTGGCGACGGAAGCCATTCTCGCCGACCTGACGCCGGTGGCGCAAACCACGGGCAAACCGAAAATCGCTATCGTTGCGCATGACCTGCGTTACGACGGGAAAACCAACCAGCAGCTGGTGCGCGACATGATGGCGCTGGGTGACAAAATTGAACTTCACACCTTCGGCAAATTTTCACCGTTTGAAGGGACTAACGTGGTGAACCACGGGTTTGAAACCGATAAGCGCAAGCTGATGAGCGCGCTGAATGAAATGGATGCGCTGGTGTTCAGCTCCCGCGTGGATAACTACCCGCTGATCCTCTGTGAAGCGCTCTCCATCGGCGTGCCGGTGATTGCCACCCACAGCGATGCGGCACGTGAGGTGCTGGAAAAATCCGGCGGGAAAACTTTTGCGGAGCCGGAGGTTCTGCCGCTGGTGCAATTGCCGAAGGCGCAGATCGCTCAGGCCGTTTTTGGCACCGACCTGGAATCGTTCCGCAACCGCAGCCGCAAGGCCTACAGTGGACAACAGATGCTGGAGGAGTATGTCTCGTTCTATCAGAATCTGTAG
- the wcaA gene encoding colanic acid biosynthesis glycosyltransferase WcaA, translated as MTTQRPLVSIYMPTWNRQQLAIRAIKSVLRQDYDNWELIIVDDCSSSYEQLQKFVTDLNDPRVVYTHNEINSGACAVRNQAIMQAKGQYLTGIDDDDEWTPNRLSIFLSHKEQLVTHAFLYANDYVCQGEVYSQPASLPLYPKSPYSRRLFYKRNIIGNQVFTWAWRFKECLFDTELKAAQDYDIFLRMVVEYGEPWKVEEATQILHINHGEMQITSSPKKFSGYFHFYRKHKDKFDRASRKYQLFTLYQIRNKRMNWRTLMTLLSIRNGKRLADGLRGK; from the coding sequence ATGACCACACAACGCCCTTTAGTTTCAATCTATATGCCGACATGGAATCGTCAGCAGCTGGCGATCCGCGCAATCAAGTCGGTGTTACGTCAGGATTACGATAACTGGGAGCTGATCATCGTTGATGACTGCTCTTCCTCGTATGAACAGCTGCAAAAATTCGTGACTGACCTCAACGACCCGCGGGTGGTCTATACCCACAACGAGATTAACTCCGGCGCCTGCGCTGTACGAAATCAGGCGATTATGCAGGCCAAAGGGCAGTATCTGACCGGCATCGACGACGATGACGAATGGACGCCGAACCGCCTGTCTATTTTCCTGTCGCATAAAGAGCAGCTGGTCACGCACGCGTTCCTGTATGCCAACGACTATGTCTGTCAGGGCGAGGTGTACTCGCAGCCTGCCAGCCTGCCGCTCTATCCGAAATCACCGTACTCTCGACGCCTGTTCTACAAGCGCAACATCATTGGTAACCAGGTCTTCACCTGGGCGTGGCGCTTCAAGGAGTGCCTGTTCGATACCGAACTGAAGGCCGCGCAGGATTACGACATCTTCCTGCGGATGGTGGTGGAGTATGGCGAGCCGTGGAAAGTGGAAGAGGCCACGCAGATCCTGCACATCAACCACGGGGAGATGCAGATCACCTCGTCGCCGAAGAAGTTCTCGGGCTACTTCCATTTTTACCGCAAGCACAAGGACAAGTTTGACCGTGCCAGCCGTAAATATCAGCTCTTTACCCTCTATCAGATCCGCAATAAGCGCATGAACTGGCGCACGCTGATGACGCTGTTGTCCATACGTAACGGCAAGCGCCTGGCTGATGGACTTCGGGGGAAATAA
- the wcaE gene encoding colanic acid biosynthesis glycosyltransferase WcaE encodes MFLSVITVAFRNYEGVVKTWRSLRNLARDPSLTFEWIVVDGGSNDGTAEFLEKLNGEFNLRYISEKDKGIYDAMNKGINMAQGRYAIFLNSGDIFHDDVALFARQLARQKEDAMYIGDALLDFGDGHKVCRSAKPGWYIYHSLPASHQAIFFPVKGLKKQPYDLQYKVSSDYALAASLYKSGYPFRRIKGLVSEFSMGGVSTSNNLELCQDAKNVQRKILRVPGFWAELSYFLRVRTTSKTKALYNKA; translated from the coding sequence ATGTTTCTTAGCGTCATTACTGTCGCTTTTCGTAATTACGAAGGGGTGGTAAAAACCTGGCGCTCGCTGCGCAACCTGGCGCGCGATCCAAGCCTCACCTTTGAGTGGATTGTGGTCGACGGCGGCTCGAACGATGGCACGGCAGAGTTTCTGGAAAAACTCAACGGTGAGTTCAACTTACGCTACATCAGCGAGAAAGATAAAGGCATCTACGATGCAATGAACAAAGGCATTAACATGGCGCAAGGCCGTTATGCCATCTTCCTGAATTCGGGTGATATCTTCCATGACGACGTGGCGCTGTTTGCCCGCCAGCTGGCGCGCCAGAAAGAGGACGCCATGTATATTGGCGATGCGCTGCTTGATTTTGGCGACGGACATAAAGTGTGCCGCAGCGCGAAGCCGGGCTGGTATATCTACCACAGCTTACCGGCCAGCCATCAGGCCATTTTCTTCCCGGTAAAAGGTCTGAAAAAACAGCCTTACGATTTGCAGTATAAAGTGTCATCCGATTATGCACTGGCCGCCAGTCTGTATAAATCAGGTTACCCGTTCCGCCGAATTAAAGGGCTGGTATCTGAGTTTTCAATGGGTGGTGTGTCAACCTCGAATAATCTGGAGTTGTGCCAGGATGCCAAAAACGTGCAGCGTAAAATATTACGCGTGCCGGGATTCTGGGCGGAATTATCTTATTTTTTACGCGTGCGTACCACGAGTAAAACGAAAGCCTTATATAACAAAGCCTGA
- the wcaB gene encoding colanic acid biosynthesis acetyltransferase WcaB, with translation MFLEDCRANSWSLRPCCMVLAYRIAHFCSVWRKKNILNNIWAAPVLVLYRIITECFFGYEIQAAATIGRRFTIHHGYAVVINKFVVAGDDFTIRHGVTIGNRGPDSLACPVIGNNVELGANVVIIGDITIGNNVTIGAGSVVLDTIPDNALVVGEKARVKVIK, from the coding sequence ATGTTTCTGGAAGATTGCCGCGCTAACAGCTGGAGCCTGCGTCCTTGCTGCATGGTTCTGGCGTACCGCATCGCGCATTTTTGCTCGGTGTGGCGTAAGAAAAATATCCTGAACAACATCTGGGCGGCCCCCGTGCTGGTGCTGTACCGCATCATTACCGAATGCTTTTTTGGCTATGAAATTCAGGCCGCTGCCACCATTGGCCGTCGCTTTACCATCCATCACGGCTATGCGGTGGTGATCAACAAGTTCGTGGTCGCCGGGGATGATTTCACCATCCGCCATGGGGTGACCATTGGCAACCGTGGGCCAGACAGCCTGGCCTGCCCGGTCATTGGCAATAACGTCGAGCTGGGCGCGAACGTGGTGATCATTGGCGACATTACGATTGGTAACAACGTCACGATTGGTGCGGGCAGCGTGGTGCTGGACACCATTCCGGATAACGCGCTGGTGGTGGGAGAAAAAGCCCGCGTGAAGGTGATTAAATGA
- the wcaD gene encoding colanic acid polymerase WcaD — translation MSRSIRICSYLLLPLIYLLVNVKIAQLGESFPITIVTFLPVLLLLYVDKINLKKLMIALGLGTGLTLFNYIFGQSLDASKYVTSTMLFVYIVIIIGMVWSIRFKTISPHNYRKILRFFYIAVALIVMLAAMEMAQIILTGGSSLMEIISKYLIYSNSYVLNFIKFGGKRTTALYFEPAFFALALISIWLSIKQFGIKTPKTDAMILAGIVLSGSFSGVMTFILFYLLEWAFQYLNKDAIKKKLPLAIISLTVFMVGVIFAFPYISERLGDLGTEGSSSYYRIIGPLVMVGYSLTHIDGVVRFGSLYEYVASFGIFNGADVGKTIDNGLYLLIIYFSWFAVLLTLWYLFKVFKMMINAFGDNQNFRVQLYLFTPVSLFFTGSIFSPEYAFLIVCPFILRKALNITHV, via the coding sequence ATGTCTCGTTCTATCAGAATCTGTAGTTATCTGCTGCTGCCGCTGATTTACCTGCTGGTCAACGTTAAGATTGCCCAGCTCGGCGAAAGCTTCCCGATAACCATCGTCACCTTCTTGCCCGTTCTGCTTCTGCTGTATGTCGATAAAATCAACCTGAAGAAGCTGATGATTGCCTTAGGGTTGGGTACGGGCCTGACGCTGTTTAACTATATCTTCGGCCAGTCGCTGGATGCCAGTAAATACGTCACCTCGACCATGCTGTTTGTTTATATTGTCATTATTATCGGAATGGTCTGGAGTATTCGCTTTAAAACGATTTCTCCGCACAATTATCGGAAAATCCTCAGGTTCTTTTATATTGCCGTTGCGTTAATTGTTATGCTTGCTGCTATGGAGATGGCGCAAATTATTCTTACCGGCGGCAGCAGCCTGATGGAGATAATTTCGAAATATCTCATTTACAGCAACAGCTATGTATTGAACTTCATCAAGTTCGGCGGGAAGCGTACCACGGCCCTCTATTTTGAACCGGCGTTTTTCGCTTTGGCGTTAATCTCAATTTGGCTCAGCATCAAACAGTTTGGTATCAAAACGCCTAAGACCGATGCTATGATTCTTGCAGGAATCGTTCTGTCTGGATCGTTCTCAGGGGTAATGACATTTATCCTGTTTTACCTGCTGGAATGGGCGTTTCAGTACCTGAACAAAGATGCGATTAAGAAAAAACTGCCGCTGGCGATTATCTCCCTGACGGTATTTATGGTGGGCGTGATATTTGCTTTCCCCTACATCTCAGAACGTCTGGGTGATTTGGGAACGGAAGGGTCCTCGTCCTATTATCGCATCATTGGACCACTGGTGATGGTGGGTTATTCCTTAACCCATATTGATGGTGTAGTAAGATTCGGCTCACTTTACGAATATGTTGCATCATTCGGAATATTTAACGGTGCGGATGTCGGTAAAACCATAGACAATGGTCTGTATCTGTTAATTATTTATTTTTCGTGGTTCGCCGTACTGTTGACGCTGTGGTATCTGTTTAAAGTTTTCAAAATGATGATTAACGCGTTTGGTGATAACCAGAACTTTCGCGTGCAACTTTATCTGTTTACGCCGGTGTCGCTGTTTTTTACCGGGTCAATATTTAGCCCGGAATATGCTTTCTTGATTGTCTGTCCGTTTATTCTGCGCAAAGCGCTTAATATTACGCACGTATGA
- the wcaF gene encoding colanic acid biosynthesis acetyltransferase WcaF produces MQDLNGFSVPKGFRGAGGIKVQLWWAVQATLFAWSPQILYRWRAFLLRLFGAKIGKNVVIRPSVKITYPWKLTLGDYAWVGDDAVLYTLGEITIGANSVVSQKCYLCTGSHDFMSQHFDITASPIVIGEKCWLATDVFVAPGVSVGDGTVVGARSSVFKSLPANKICRGNPAVVIRERVETD; encoded by the coding sequence ATGCAGGATCTGAACGGTTTCTCCGTACCGAAAGGTTTTCGGGGGGCGGGCGGTATTAAAGTGCAGCTTTGGTGGGCGGTTCAGGCCACCCTATTTGCCTGGTCACCGCAAATACTGTACCGCTGGCGAGCATTTTTATTGCGTCTGTTTGGCGCGAAAATAGGAAAAAACGTAGTCATTCGTCCTTCGGTGAAAATTACCTATCCCTGGAAATTAACGCTTGGGGATTACGCCTGGGTAGGGGATGACGCGGTGTTATATACCCTGGGCGAGATTACGATTGGCGCGAATTCGGTGGTTTCACAGAAATGTTATTTGTGCACCGGCAGCCACGACTTTATGAGTCAGCATTTTGATATTACCGCTTCGCCTATTGTGATCGGTGAAAAATGCTGGCTGGCAACGGATGTTTTTGTTGCACCGGGTGTTTCTGTTGGCGATGGCACGGTAGTCGGTGCCCGCAGCAGCGTTTTTAAATCGCTACCGGCAAATAAAATTTGTCGTGGCAACCCCGCAGTGGTGATACGCGAACGCGTTGAAACTGATTAA